The Streptomyces sp. NBC_00691 genome has a segment encoding these proteins:
- a CDS encoding ABC transporter permease, whose translation MSTLDTRTAEPAAPAVTGRTPRGRRRDPRRSRTAGHIPLGRRLRRDRTLLLMTVPALVLVVVFHYIPILGNLVAFQDYDPYVSTNGVTAMLESPWVGLDQFERVFSDPGFWHAVENTLVLFLLQLVLFFPVPIALALLVNSVLRPRVRALVQAILYLPHFFSWVLVITVFQQILGGAGIIAQTLRQHGHEGFDLMTDPAIFAFLVTAEGIWKDAGWGVIVFLAALAAVNQDLYEAAAMDGAGRGRRMWHVTLPALRPVIALLLVLRVGDALTVGFEQLLLQRDAVGPGAAEVLDTFVWWTGLRSQDFSYAAAAGLVKGVVGLVLVLSANKTAHLMGEQGVYRK comes from the coding sequence GTGAGCACGCTCGACACCAGGACGGCGGAGCCGGCCGCGCCGGCCGTCACCGGCCGGACCCCACGGGGCCGCCGCCGGGACCCGCGGCGGAGCCGTACGGCCGGGCACATCCCGCTCGGCCGCCGGCTCCGCCGCGACCGGACCCTGCTCCTGATGACCGTCCCGGCGCTCGTCCTCGTCGTCGTCTTCCACTACATCCCGATCCTGGGGAACCTGGTCGCCTTCCAGGACTACGACCCGTACGTCTCGACCAACGGCGTCACCGCCATGCTGGAGAGCCCGTGGGTCGGCCTCGACCAGTTCGAACGCGTCTTCTCCGACCCGGGATTCTGGCACGCCGTCGAGAACACCCTCGTCCTCTTCCTCCTCCAGCTGGTGCTGTTCTTCCCGGTGCCCATCGCGCTCGCCCTGCTCGTCAACAGCGTCCTGCGACCCCGGGTGAGGGCGCTCGTCCAGGCGATCCTCTATCTGCCGCACTTCTTCTCCTGGGTCCTCGTCATCACCGTCTTCCAGCAGATCCTCGGCGGCGCCGGCATCATCGCGCAGACCCTCCGGCAGCACGGCCACGAGGGCTTCGACCTCATGACCGACCCGGCGATCTTCGCGTTCCTCGTCACCGCCGAGGGCATCTGGAAGGACGCCGGCTGGGGCGTCATCGTCTTCCTCGCCGCGCTCGCCGCCGTCAACCAGGACCTGTACGAGGCCGCCGCGATGGACGGGGCCGGGCGAGGGCGCCGCATGTGGCACGTCACCCTGCCCGCGCTCCGCCCGGTCATCGCGCTGCTGCTCGTCCTCCGCGTCGGCGACGCGCTGACCGTCGGATTCGAACAGCTGCTGCTCCAGCGCGACGCCGTCGGCCCGGGCGCGGCCGAGGTCCTCGACACCTTCGTGTGGTGGACCGGTCTGCGCAGCCAGGACTTCAGTTACGCGGCGGCCGCCGGACTGGTCAAGGGAGTCGTCGGCCTCGTGCTGGTCCTCTCGGCCAACAAGACCGCCCACCTCATGGGCGAGCAGGGGGTGTACCGCAAGTGA
- a CDS encoding carbohydrate ABC transporter permease codes for MTRNVEAPRRPQPSRRRTPTRWAAPARPVWEEPPGRAGLAAKGAVLVLACLAVLVPLWIVVVTSLSSKKTITETGGLVVVPRDITFIAYQELLSGGQVTRAAVVSVLVTLTGTVFSMAVSILCAYGLSRPGSLGHRFILLTLLATMFFGAGLIPTYLLVQTLGLTDTYLALILPSAVSVFNILVLRGFFMGVSPELVDSARIDGAGDLRILWQIVMPLSRAVIAVITLFYAVGYWSAWFNASIYLSDQNMMPLQNVLIQLAQKQEIPVGLGQAVKAGNLSGLAVQMAVMVLALLPVAVLSPFVQKHFRKGMLTGAVKG; via the coding sequence GTGACCCGGAACGTGGAAGCGCCCCGGAGACCGCAGCCGTCCCGGCGTCGCACCCCGACCCGATGGGCGGCGCCCGCCAGGCCCGTCTGGGAGGAGCCGCCCGGCCGGGCCGGCCTCGCCGCCAAGGGCGCGGTCCTGGTCCTCGCCTGCCTCGCGGTCCTCGTCCCGCTGTGGATCGTCGTGGTCACCAGCCTCTCCTCCAAGAAGACGATCACGGAGACCGGCGGCCTGGTCGTCGTCCCCCGGGACATCACCTTCATCGCCTACCAGGAGCTCCTCAGCGGCGGCCAGGTCACCCGCGCGGCCGTCGTCAGCGTCCTGGTGACGCTGACCGGCACGGTCTTCTCGATGGCCGTGTCGATCCTCTGCGCCTACGGACTCTCCCGGCCCGGCTCGCTCGGCCACCGCTTCATCCTGCTCACCCTCCTGGCCACCATGTTCTTCGGCGCCGGGCTGATCCCCACGTACCTCCTCGTGCAGACCCTCGGCCTCACCGACACCTATCTCGCGCTGATCCTCCCCAGCGCCGTCAGCGTCTTCAACATCCTCGTGCTGCGGGGCTTCTTCATGGGCGTCTCACCCGAACTCGTCGACAGCGCCCGGATCGACGGAGCCGGGGACCTGCGCATCCTCTGGCAGATCGTGATGCCGCTGTCGAGGGCCGTCATCGCCGTCATCACCCTCTTCTACGCGGTCGGCTACTGGAGCGCCTGGTTCAACGCCTCCATCTACCTCAGCGACCAGAACATGATGCCGCTGCAGAACGTCCTCATCCAGCTCGCGCAGAAGCAGGAGATCCCCGTCGGCCTCGGCCAGGCGGTCAAGGCGGGCAACCTCTCCGGTCTCGCCGTGCAGATGGCGGTCATGGTCCTGGCCCTGCTGCCCGTCGCCGTCCTCTCGCCCTTCGTCCAGAAGCACTTCAGGAAGGGCATGCTCACCGGCGCCGTCAAGGGCTGA
- a CDS encoding beta-galactosidase, whose amino-acid sequence MPSLDDVTRPPGRPPRLLYGGDWNPEQWPEETWTEDVRLMRRAGVTSVTLGVFSWSRIEPTPGAREFGWLDRIMDLTHAHGIGVVLATPTSSPPPWMGRLHPETLPRDADGRTEGWGSRQHFSHSSEVYRRYAAAVTESLAARYARHPALTMWHINNEYCTYDWGDEAARTFRHWLQGRYGTLDALNTAWGTDFWGQRYGDWAEVLPPRRAHYLKNPAHVLDFRRYTSDQLLACYRAERDIVRRHTPHLPVTTNFMPFWSGQDGWAWAAEEDLVSVDVYPDPRDPGSGAYNAMIGDLTRSQAGGGPWMVMEQAAGAVNWRGVNHPKPDGLNRLWALQTVAHGADAVCYFQWRQSRQGAEKFHSGMLGHAGERGRVFQETVRIGEDLARLGPRVAGSRVTTGIAVLHDWNSWWAGGQDGALSRRVDHAEIVRAWHRALWDAHLPASFAHPHHDLGGHRLVLVPHLYLLDDTAIDNLVAYVRGGGTLVCGFLTGIADQDDRVRTGGMDARLRELLGIDVLQEWWPLDEGEHVDCGAFRGTLWSEELIAAPGAETVAAYRGGELDGLPAVLRNGRARYLSTLPEPAGLSGLLAAAAEEAGVRPVVGGLPEDVEAVRRGDLLFLLHHGRDPVTVTLPGRHRDLLTGTETEGELTLERYGVAVLEVSGAPVPRPGERP is encoded by the coding sequence ATGCCGAGCCTCGACGACGTGACCCGGCCGCCCGGACGGCCGCCCCGCCTCCTCTACGGCGGCGACTGGAACCCCGAGCAGTGGCCCGAGGAGACCTGGACCGAGGACGTCCGGCTCATGCGCCGCGCCGGGGTCACCTCCGTCACCCTCGGGGTCTTCTCCTGGTCGCGCATCGAACCCACGCCGGGAGCAAGGGAGTTCGGATGGCTCGACCGCATCATGGACCTGACGCACGCCCACGGCATCGGCGTCGTCCTGGCCACGCCCACCTCCTCGCCACCGCCCTGGATGGGACGGCTCCACCCCGAGACGCTGCCCCGCGACGCGGACGGCCGGACCGAAGGATGGGGATCGCGCCAGCACTTCTCCCACAGCAGCGAGGTCTACCGGCGGTACGCGGCCGCGGTCACCGAGAGCCTCGCCGCCCGCTACGCCCGCCACCCGGCGCTCACGATGTGGCACATCAACAACGAGTACTGCACCTACGACTGGGGCGACGAGGCGGCCCGCACCTTCCGCCACTGGCTCCAGGGCCGGTACGGCACCCTCGACGCGCTCAACACCGCCTGGGGCACCGACTTCTGGGGCCAGCGGTACGGCGACTGGGCCGAGGTCCTGCCACCCCGGCGCGCGCACTACCTCAAGAACCCGGCGCACGTCCTCGACTTCCGGCGCTACACCTCCGACCAGCTCCTCGCCTGCTACCGCGCCGAACGCGACATCGTCCGCCGCCACACCCCGCACCTCCCCGTGACCACCAACTTCATGCCGTTCTGGTCGGGCCAGGACGGCTGGGCGTGGGCGGCGGAGGAGGACCTCGTCTCGGTCGACGTCTACCCCGATCCGCGCGACCCCGGCTCCGGCGCGTACAACGCGATGATCGGCGACCTGACCCGCTCCCAGGCGGGCGGCGGACCGTGGATGGTCATGGAGCAGGCCGCGGGCGCCGTCAACTGGCGGGGCGTCAACCACCCCAAGCCGGACGGACTCAACCGCCTCTGGGCCCTGCAGACCGTCGCCCACGGGGCGGACGCCGTCTGCTACTTCCAGTGGCGCCAGTCCCGCCAGGGAGCGGAGAAGTTCCACTCCGGAATGCTCGGCCACGCGGGCGAGCGTGGACGTGTCTTCCAGGAGACCGTCCGCATCGGGGAGGACCTCGCCCGGCTCGGCCCCCGGGTCGCGGGCAGCCGGGTCACCACCGGCATCGCCGTCCTCCACGACTGGAACTCCTGGTGGGCCGGCGGCCAGGACGGGGCGCTCTCCCGGCGCGTCGACCACGCCGAGATCGTCCGCGCCTGGCACCGGGCCCTCTGGGACGCCCACCTCCCCGCCTCCTTCGCCCACCCCCATCACGACCTCGGCGGCCACCGGCTCGTCCTCGTCCCGCACCTCTACCTCCTCGACGACACCGCGATCGACAACCTCGTCGCGTACGTGCGCGGCGGCGGCACCCTCGTCTGCGGCTTCCTCACGGGCATCGCCGACCAGGACGACCGGGTCAGGACCGGCGGCATGGACGCCCGTCTCAGGGAACTCCTCGGCATCGACGTGCTCCAGGAGTGGTGGCCGCTCGACGAGGGCGAACACGTCGACTGCGGCGCCTTCCGGGGCACTCTCTGGTCCGAGGAACTCATCGCCGCCCCCGGCGCCGAGACGGTAGCGGCCTACCGGGGCGGGGAGCTCGACGGTCTGCCCGCCGTGCTCCGCAACGGGCGCGCCCGCTACCTCTCCACCCTCCCCGAACCGGCCGGCCTGAGCGGTCTCCTGGCCGCCGCGGCCGAGGAGGCCGGGGTGCGCCCCGTCGTCGGCGGCCTCCCCGAGGACGTCGAGGCCGTCCGGCGCGGCGACCTCCTCTTCCTCCTCCACCACGGCCGCGACCCGGTCACGGTGACGCTGCCCGGCCGCCACCGCGACCTGCTCACCGGGACGGAGACCGAGGGGGAGCTGACACTGGAGCGGTACGGGGTGGCGGTCCTGGAGGTGTCCGGAGCGCCGGTTCCGCGGCCGGGGGAGCGTCCGTGA
- a CDS encoding glycosyl hydrolase family 95 catalytic domain-containing protein: protein MIHGTWEPAPAARWEDAFLAGNGRHGALVLGDPEDDRVIVTHHTLVRPNNPPAHMMPPRLAAALPALQDALLAGDATAAERFTDGRPLRWVQPFHPGFLTRVRARAGAAPALPVHRAVDFTTGVVTGTCGERRSEVFVSRADDVIVQYVTAPGPAVDIDLDQRLPGVPAELGVGRGVATARRETVLTLRARYPDSPLGYTGITLLLTDTGRTTVTAGGVRVEGAGRLLLLTRVRRHAEDFDPARETAGLRSLTGGDDPAVLHARLLSRHTALHGAAYRRVSLDLGADATERALPGSALLRRTDSPALLERLFAAGRYHLLSSSGALPPRLTGLWTGDWNTAWSGAFTTNANLNLQTASAAAADLPEVTRAQADLVHGQVPDWRDNAREIFGARGVVAPSHTDGVSGHTYHFSREYPLHLWTAGADWLLKPLLDHEETSGRTDPRTSALLAELALFYEDFLTRTEPGGRIAVVPSYSPENRPRGGSWGAVDATMDIAAARHALRAAADRAPLAEATRLRALADRLPPYRINDEGALAEWARPGLGDRYGHRHLSHLYPVWPLDEINPYDTPELAAAAGRALELRGSENDSAHGHLHRGLVAARLGDAPRTEDALERVLTGDYFHDSLMSAHYPGRDVYNADAAHALPALLVETLVQSTPGRLVLLPAPPAHCARGRLAGVRTRFGARVDLTWSPGAYRAVLRPDRDAGIDLRTPAGATRLVLRAGEERIVSS, encoded by the coding sequence GTGATCCACGGCACCTGGGAGCCCGCGCCCGCCGCCCGCTGGGAGGACGCCTTTCTCGCCGGGAACGGCAGGCACGGCGCTCTGGTCCTCGGCGACCCGGAGGACGACCGGGTGATCGTCACCCACCACACCCTCGTACGGCCGAACAACCCGCCCGCCCACATGATGCCGCCCCGGCTCGCCGCAGCTCTCCCCGCCCTCCAGGACGCCCTGCTCGCCGGGGACGCGACAGCCGCCGAGCGGTTCACCGACGGGCGCCCGCTGCGCTGGGTCCAGCCCTTCCATCCCGGCTTCCTGACCCGGGTGCGGGCGAGGGCGGGAGCCGCCCCCGCCCTCCCCGTCCACCGGGCCGTGGACTTCACCACCGGGGTGGTCACAGGGACGTGCGGCGAGCGCCGCAGCGAGGTCTTCGTGTCACGTGCCGACGACGTCATCGTCCAGTACGTGACCGCGCCCGGACCCGCGGTGGACATCGACCTCGACCAACGGTTGCCCGGCGTCCCCGCCGAACTCGGCGTGGGCCGTGGCGTCGCCACCGCACGCCGCGAGACCGTCCTCACCCTGCGCGCCCGCTACCCGGACAGCCCGCTCGGCTACACCGGCATCACCCTCCTTCTCACCGACACCGGACGTACCACCGTCACCGCCGGCGGCGTCCGCGTCGAGGGAGCGGGGCGGCTGCTCCTCCTCACCCGGGTGCGCCGCCACGCGGAGGACTTCGACCCGGCCCGGGAGACGGCGGGACTGCGGTCCCTGACCGGCGGCGACGACCCCGCCGTCCTCCACGCCCGGCTGCTCTCCCGCCACACCGCCCTGCACGGCGCCGCCTACCGCCGTGTCTCCCTGGACCTCGGCGCGGACGCCACCGAGCGCGCACTCCCCGGCTCCGCCCTCCTCCGCCGCACCGACAGCCCCGCCCTCCTGGAACGCCTCTTCGCGGCAGGCCGCTACCACCTGCTCTCCTCGTCCGGCGCGCTCCCGCCCCGGCTCACCGGGCTCTGGACCGGGGACTGGAACACGGCCTGGTCGGGAGCCTTCACCACCAACGCCAACCTCAACCTCCAGACCGCCTCCGCCGCCGCGGCCGACCTGCCCGAGGTGACCAGGGCCCAGGCCGACCTCGTCCACGGCCAGGTCCCCGACTGGCGGGACAACGCCCGCGAGATCTTCGGCGCCCGGGGCGTCGTCGCCCCCTCCCACACCGACGGCGTCTCGGGGCACACGTACCACTTCAGCCGTGAGTACCCCCTCCATCTGTGGACGGCGGGCGCCGACTGGCTCCTCAAGCCGCTCCTCGACCACGAGGAGACGAGCGGAAGGACCGATCCCAGGACCTCGGCCCTCCTCGCCGAACTCGCCCTCTTCTACGAGGACTTCCTCACCCGGACCGAACCCGGCGGCCGCATCGCCGTCGTCCCCTCGTACTCCCCGGAGAACCGGCCGCGCGGCGGGAGCTGGGGCGCGGTCGACGCCACCATGGACATCGCCGCCGCCCGGCACGCCCTCCGCGCGGCGGCCGACCGCGCGCCCCTCGCCGAGGCCACACGGCTCCGCGCGCTCGCCGACCGCCTCCCGCCCTACCGGATCAACGACGAGGGGGCGCTCGCCGAGTGGGCCCGGCCCGGACTCGGCGACCGCTACGGCCACCGGCACCTCAGCCACCTCTACCCCGTCTGGCCGCTCGACGAGATCAACCCGTACGACACCCCCGAGCTCGCCGCGGCGGCCGGGCGCGCCCTCGAACTCCGGGGCAGCGAGAACGACTCGGCCCACGGACACCTCCACCGCGGCCTGGTGGCGGCCCGGTTGGGTGACGCGCCCCGCACCGAGGACGCCCTGGAGCGGGTGCTCACCGGCGACTACTTCCACGACTCCCTCATGAGCGCGCACTACCCGGGCCGCGACGTCTACAACGCCGACGCCGCCCACGCCCTGCCCGCGCTCCTCGTGGAGACCCTCGTGCAGTCGACACCCGGGCGGCTCGTGCTGCTGCCCGCACCGCCGGCCCACTGCGCGCGCGGCCGGCTCGCCGGCGTGCGGACCCGGTTCGGCGCCCGCGTCGACCTGACGTGGTCACCGGGGGCGTACCGGGCCGTCCTCCGCCCGGACCGGGACGCCGGGATCGACCTGCGGACCCCGGCCGGCGCGACCCGGCTCGTCCTGCGCGCGGGCGAGGAGCGGATCGTCAGCTCCTGA
- a CDS encoding LacI family DNA-binding transcriptional regulator, giving the protein MVTLAEVARHAGVSASTVSYVLSGKRPISDPTRRRVRASIERLGYQPHAGARALASSRSRIIALMVPLRTDMYVPVMLEIAVAVATTARAHGYDVLLLTGEEGPSALRRVTGSGLAEAVILMDVQLDDERLPVLRVAGPPAVLVGLPADPTGLDCVDLDFAAAGALCVDHLADLGHREIAVIGESPGVYARRTGFAERTLRGLRDRAAGRGVRLLHRPCEGGHDAVAGVLARILDERPGVSAFVVQNETAVEPLLALLRRTGRAVPEDVSVVAVCADQIAAQASVPLSSVAIPAHELGRRAVERLVAGPGRPEGADTAGVELLTPALTVRDSSGPPPPPAGVRS; this is encoded by the coding sequence ATGGTCACGCTTGCCGAGGTCGCCCGGCACGCCGGGGTGTCGGCCAGCACGGTGAGCTACGTCCTCAGCGGCAAGCGTCCCATCTCGGATCCCACCCGGCGGCGGGTGCGGGCCAGCATCGAGCGGCTCGGCTACCAGCCCCACGCGGGCGCCCGCGCGCTGGCCAGCAGCCGTTCGCGGATCATCGCCCTGATGGTCCCGCTGCGCACCGACATGTACGTGCCGGTGATGCTGGAGATCGCGGTCGCCGTCGCCACCACCGCCCGCGCGCACGGCTACGACGTGCTGCTCCTCACCGGCGAGGAAGGCCCTTCGGCACTCCGCCGGGTGACCGGCAGCGGGCTCGCCGAGGCGGTGATCCTGATGGACGTCCAGCTCGACGACGAGCGGCTGCCGGTGCTGCGCGTGGCGGGCCCGCCGGCCGTCCTGGTCGGACTGCCGGCCGACCCCACGGGGCTGGACTGCGTGGATCTGGACTTCGCGGCTGCCGGGGCGCTGTGCGTGGACCATCTGGCGGACCTCGGACACCGGGAGATCGCGGTCATCGGCGAGTCCCCCGGCGTCTACGCGCGCCGTACGGGCTTCGCCGAGCGCACCCTGCGCGGCCTGCGCGACCGGGCCGCCGGGCGCGGGGTCCGGTTGCTGCACCGGCCGTGCGAGGGCGGTCATGACGCCGTGGCGGGGGTGCTCGCCCGGATCCTCGACGAGCGGCCCGGGGTCAGCGCGTTCGTCGTGCAGAACGAGACGGCGGTCGAGCCGCTGCTCGCGCTGCTGCGGCGGACCGGCCGGGCGGTGCCCGAGGACGTGTCGGTGGTCGCGGTCTGCGCCGATCAGATCGCCGCTCAGGCCTCGGTGCCGCTCAGCTCGGTGGCGATCCCCGCGCACGAGCTGGGCCGCCGGGCGGTGGAACGCCTCGTCGCGGGCCCGGGGCGACCGGAGGGGGCGGACACGGCGGGGGTCGAACTGCTCACGCCGGCGCTGACCGTGCGGGACAGTTCCGGTCCGCCTCCTCCGCCGGCCGGGGTCAGGAGCTGA
- a CDS encoding zinc-dependent alcohol dehydrogenase has product MSTGSAALSRAVLVDRPGAHRLVERDVPTPGPGEVRVRVAAAGICMSDRELYEGHRAPGYVRYPIVPGHEWAGTVEAVGPGVDPLLPGRPCVAEGFRACGRCERCRNGETSLCTAGYAETGFTEPGAFADHVLVPARLLHPLPDGVDLRAAALLEPAAVVAAAVRAGRPRPGERVAVVGAGTLGLLAVQWLAASSPAELAVVDPREDRAARGPAFGASRVLTPAEADGLSGRFDLVMETAGAPTTAASSCLLARRGGRVVLTGMFPAGAAGIDPVHLSVSQLEIRSVFGASSAAWSDAVRAFSLGLLDPAPLITHEFPLDRFGEALALVGGGAPDTGKVLLRP; this is encoded by the coding sequence GTGAGCACCGGTTCCGCCGCCCTGAGCCGCGCCGTCCTCGTCGATCGGCCCGGCGCGCACCGGCTGGTCGAGCGGGACGTCCCCACCCCCGGTCCCGGCGAGGTCCGGGTGCGGGTCGCCGCCGCCGGGATCTGCATGAGCGACCGCGAGCTGTACGAGGGCCACCGCGCCCCGGGGTACGTCCGCTACCCGATCGTCCCCGGTCACGAGTGGGCGGGGACCGTGGAGGCCGTCGGGCCGGGGGTCGATCCCCTGCTGCCGGGCCGGCCGTGCGTGGCCGAGGGCTTCCGGGCCTGCGGCCGTTGCGAGCGCTGCCGGAACGGGGAGACCAGCCTGTGCACCGCGGGGTACGCCGAGACCGGCTTCACCGAGCCGGGCGCCTTCGCCGACCACGTCCTCGTCCCCGCCCGGCTCCTGCACCCGCTGCCGGACGGGGTGGACCTCCGGGCCGCCGCGCTGCTCGAACCGGCGGCCGTCGTCGCCGCCGCGGTACGGGCCGGCCGGCCGCGCCCCGGTGAGCGCGTCGCCGTCGTCGGCGCCGGGACGCTCGGGCTGCTCGCCGTCCAGTGGCTCGCCGCCTCCTCCCCGGCCGAGCTGGCCGTCGTGGACCCGCGGGAGGACCGGGCGGCCCGGGGCCCGGCCTTCGGTGCGAGCCGCGTGCTCACCCCGGCCGAGGCGGACGGCCTGTCGGGTCGTTTCGATCTCGTCATGGAGACGGCGGGCGCGCCCACCACCGCCGCCTCCTCCTGTCTGCTCGCCCGCCGGGGCGGCCGGGTCGTCCTGACCGGCATGTTCCCGGCGGGGGCCGCCGGCATCGACCCGGTTCATCTGTCGGTCAGCCAGCTGGAGATCCGCAGCGTCTTCGGCGCCTCCTCCGCGGCCTGGTCCGATGCCGTCCGCGCGTTCTCCCTCGGGCTCCTCGACCCGGCCCCGCTCATCACCCACGAGTTCCCCCTCGACCGGTTCGGCGAGGCTCTCGCGCTGGTGGGCGGCGGCGCTCCTGACACGGGCAAGGTCCTCCTCCGCCCCTGA
- a CDS encoding mandelate racemase/muconate lactonizing enzyme family protein produces MRITGITTHVVGTPWRNLTYVLVHTDEGLTGVGETRMLGHTDALVGYLREAEHHHIAGSDPFAVEDLVRRMKYGDFGRAGEIVMSGIAVVEMACWDIKGKALGVPVWQLLGGQVTDRVKAYANGWYTTERTPEAYHGAARDVVARGYRALKIDPFGTGHYELDAERSREAVALIEAVRDAIGPDTELMVEMHGRFSPSTAVRLARELAPFRPAWLEEPVPPENLKALSKVAEKVDLPIATGERIHDRIEFRELFESQAADIVQPDVGHIGGILEARKLAATAETHYVLVAPHNVGGSVLTAASLQLAACTPNFKVLEHFNDFADAEIKKVVRGAPEVDPETGCFTVSHEPGLGVEFDADAAAEFPQQRARFDLWAEGWEKRQPE; encoded by the coding sequence GTGCGCATCACGGGAATCACCACACACGTCGTCGGCACGCCCTGGCGCAACCTCACCTATGTGCTCGTCCACACCGACGAGGGACTGACCGGCGTCGGCGAGACCCGGATGCTCGGGCACACCGACGCGCTCGTCGGCTACCTCCGCGAGGCCGAGCACCACCACATCGCCGGATCCGACCCGTTCGCGGTCGAGGATCTCGTACGGCGCATGAAGTACGGGGACTTCGGGCGGGCCGGCGAGATCGTCATGTCCGGCATCGCGGTCGTCGAGATGGCCTGCTGGGACATCAAGGGCAAAGCCCTCGGCGTACCCGTCTGGCAGCTGCTCGGCGGGCAGGTCACGGACCGGGTGAAGGCCTACGCGAACGGCTGGTACACCACCGAGCGCACCCCGGAGGCGTACCACGGGGCGGCGCGCGATGTCGTGGCACGCGGCTACCGGGCCCTGAAGATCGACCCGTTCGGGACCGGTCACTACGAGCTGGACGCCGAGCGGTCACGGGAGGCCGTCGCGCTGATCGAGGCGGTACGGGACGCCATCGGCCCGGACACCGAGCTGATGGTGGAGATGCACGGCCGCTTCTCCCCGTCCACCGCTGTCCGGCTCGCGCGCGAACTCGCCCCGTTCCGGCCCGCGTGGCTGGAGGAACCGGTGCCGCCGGAGAACCTCAAGGCCCTGTCGAAAGTCGCGGAGAAGGTGGACCTGCCGATCGCGACCGGTGAACGGATCCACGACCGGATCGAGTTCCGGGAGCTCTTCGAGTCCCAGGCCGCCGACATCGTGCAGCCCGACGTCGGTCACATCGGCGGCATCCTGGAGGCCAGGAAGCTCGCCGCCACCGCCGAGACCCACTACGTCCTCGTCGCCCCGCACAACGTGGGCGGCTCGGTCCTCACCGCGGCCTCCCTCCAACTCGCCGCCTGCACACCCAACTTCAAGGTCCTGGAACACTTCAACGACTTCGCGGACGCCGAGATCAAGAAGGTCGTGCGCGGCGCGCCCGAGGTCGACCCGGAGACCGGCTGCTTCACCGTCTCCCACGAGCCGGGGCTCGGGGTGGAGTTCGACGCGGACGCCGCCGCCGAGTTCCCGCAGCAGCGCGCCCGCTTCGACCTGTGGGCCGAGGGCTGGGAGAAGAGGCAGCCCGAGTGA
- a CDS encoding IclR family transcriptional regulator, whose protein sequence is MGRLVPAVTRAFDVLELFLEGDGILSAPEITRRLQLPRTTTHELVTTLTARNYLVPVPGQPGRYRLGVRTYQLGSRYAEQLDLAAEGHQVAREVADTCGETVHVAVLEDMDVIYIAKVDSTHAVRMVSAAGRRLPAHCTAVGKMLLATLPEAELEERLDGYDLAGMTPRSITDPDALRAALAEIRILGVAGEQQESNPDVSCVAAPVRDRSGRVVAALSVSVPVHRWSEDRENELTALAVQGAGRLAERLGYRTAR, encoded by the coding sequence ATGGGACGACTCGTTCCGGCGGTGACCAGGGCATTCGACGTGCTGGAGCTCTTCCTGGAGGGCGACGGCATCCTGTCCGCCCCCGAGATCACCCGCAGGCTCCAGCTGCCGCGCACCACCACGCACGAGCTGGTCACCACCCTGACCGCCCGCAACTACCTCGTGCCGGTGCCGGGACAGCCCGGCCGCTACCGGCTCGGCGTCCGCACGTACCAGCTCGGCAGCCGGTACGCCGAGCAGCTCGACCTCGCGGCCGAAGGCCACCAGGTCGCGCGCGAGGTCGCCGACACCTGTGGCGAGACGGTGCACGTGGCCGTCCTGGAGGACATGGACGTCATCTACATCGCGAAGGTCGACTCGACCCACGCGGTACGGATGGTCTCCGCGGCCGGACGCCGACTGCCCGCCCACTGCACGGCCGTCGGCAAGATGCTGCTCGCCACCCTCCCGGAGGCCGAACTGGAGGAGCGCCTCGACGGGTACGACCTGGCGGGCATGACCCCCCGCAGCATCACCGACCCGGACGCGCTGCGCGCCGCCCTCGCCGAGATCCGGATCCTCGGTGTCGCGGGCGAACAGCAGGAGTCCAACCCCGACGTGAGCTGCGTGGCCGCGCCGGTGAGGGACCGCTCCGGCCGGGTCGTCGCGGCGCTGTCCGTCTCCGTACCCGTGCACCGCTGGAGCGAGGACCGGGAGAACGAACTCACGGCGCTGGCCGTGCAGGGCGCGGGCCGGCTGGCGGAGCGCCTGGGGTACCGGACGGCGCGCTGA